The following proteins are encoded in a genomic region of Catellatospora sp. TT07R-123:
- a CDS encoding LD-carboxypeptidase has translation MTAPAAPSAAPALLPTLHPDRLRPGDTVALVSPSGPVPAERVDAAVAVLTGWGLRPHVYPHVLARHGFFGGTDEQRLDDLNAALSDHRMRAVLCTRGGYGAQRIVDGIDLDAVLRDPKLVMGFSDITALHLALWQGARLATVHGPVAAQFDKGADSPTALGARHALMTGEPVVVAADPAEETYPVRTSGRAEGVLLGGNLSLLASTLGTPHSPDLTGAILLIEDVGEFPYRIDRMLTQLRRGGALDGVAGIAVGQFTDCADGWPVTVAEVVAERLAGLGLPVLGGLPVGHGAQHTAVPLGTRAVLDVDAGTLTVAAAAA, from the coding sequence ATGACCGCCCCGGCCGCCCCGTCCGCCGCTCCCGCCCTGCTGCCGACCCTGCACCCGGACCGGCTGCGGCCCGGCGACACGGTGGCGCTGGTCTCGCCGTCGGGCCCGGTGCCCGCCGAGCGGGTGGACGCGGCGGTGGCCGTGCTGACCGGCTGGGGACTGCGCCCGCATGTGTACCCGCACGTGCTGGCCCGGCACGGCTTCTTCGGCGGCACCGACGAGCAGCGCCTGGACGACCTGAACGCGGCCCTGTCCGACCACCGGATGCGGGCTGTGCTGTGCACCCGCGGCGGGTACGGCGCCCAGCGCATCGTCGACGGCATCGACCTCGACGCGGTGCTGCGCGACCCGAAGCTGGTGATGGGCTTCTCCGACATCACCGCGCTGCACCTGGCGCTGTGGCAGGGCGCCCGGCTGGCCACTGTGCACGGGCCGGTCGCGGCCCAGTTCGACAAGGGCGCCGACTCGCCGACCGCGCTGGGTGCCCGGCACGCGCTGATGACCGGTGAGCCGGTGGTGGTCGCGGCCGACCCGGCCGAGGAGACCTACCCGGTGCGCACCTCCGGGCGGGCCGAGGGCGTGCTGCTCGGCGGCAACCTGTCCCTGCTGGCCAGCACCCTGGGCACCCCGCACTCCCCCGACCTGACCGGCGCGATCCTGCTGATCGAGGACGTGGGCGAGTTCCCGTACCGCATCGACCGGATGCTGACCCAGCTGCGCCGCGGCGGCGCGCTCGACGGGGTCGCCGGGATCGCGGTGGGCCAGTTCACCGACTGCGCCGACGGCTGGCCGGTGACCGTGGCCGAGGTCGTCGCCGAGCGCCTGGCCGGGCTGGGCCTGCCGGTGCTCGGCGGGCTGCCGGTCGGCCACGGCGCCCAGCACACCGCGGTGCCGCTGGGCACCCGGGCCGTGCTCGACGTCGACGCGGGCACGCTCACGGTCGCGGCGGCCGCCGCCTAG
- the yidD gene encoding membrane protein insertion efficiency factor YidD — translation MAVLEPPCGGCFVCCSPAICCDLHSQAWLHLPEVVFRAVAGLFTAAPVAGPRPGVATRLAENLIREYQLRISARTPAHCRFTPSCSNYGLEAVRRHGAWTGARMIAQRLLRCRATVPVGTADPVPSAA, via the coding sequence GTGGCCGTCCTGGAGCCGCCCTGCGGGGGCTGTTTCGTCTGCTGTTCCCCGGCGATCTGCTGCGATCTCCACAGCCAGGCATGGCTGCACCTGCCCGAGGTGGTGTTCCGGGCGGTGGCCGGGTTGTTCACGGCCGCGCCGGTGGCCGGGCCGCGCCCCGGCGTCGCCACCCGGCTGGCCGAGAACCTGATCCGCGAGTACCAGCTGCGAATCTCCGCGCGCACCCCGGCCCACTGCCGGTTCACCCCGAGCTGTAGCAACTACGGCCTGGAGGCGGTGCGCCGCCACGGTGCGTGGACCGGTGCGCGCATGATCGCGCAGCGGCTGCTGCGCTGCCGTGCCACCGTCCCGGTCGGCACCGCCGACCCGGTCCCGTCGGCCGCCTGA
- a CDS encoding endonuclease/exonuclease/phosphatase family protein, which produces MRSFLRFTVRSVLPWLLVLPGAMWALLRLTGADEWYPMTQLIAFTPYVALGALVPLAVLLVWRRWPAAAAAGLVAVLLAAVVLPRMTADGDPLAGAKGPELRVLTANVLAGSASSAGLVALVREQRVDVLAIQEMTPTFVAELEAAGLRDTLPYWVTYPDPNVGGSGLFARYPLRDAGMRLNPWHFGQAKAVLTMPGGQEVALESMHPTAPSTEVAVPPWRTSYADQQPATPDGPVRVLLGDFNATLDHHFVRDLVDSGYRDAADVTGHGLIGTWGPYDGDRIPPVVLDRVLADRRVGIRDYRVLSLHGSDHRPVLAELVLP; this is translated from the coding sequence ATGCGGAGCTTCCTGCGGTTCACCGTCCGGTCCGTGCTGCCGTGGCTGCTGGTGCTGCCCGGCGCGATGTGGGCGCTGCTGCGCCTGACCGGCGCGGACGAGTGGTACCCGATGACCCAGCTGATCGCGTTCACCCCGTACGTCGCGCTCGGGGCGCTGGTGCCCCTGGCGGTCCTGCTGGTGTGGCGGCGCTGGCCCGCCGCGGCCGCCGCAGGCCTGGTGGCGGTGCTGCTGGCGGCCGTCGTGCTGCCCCGGATGACCGCAGACGGCGACCCGCTCGCCGGGGCGAAGGGCCCTGAGCTGAGGGTGCTGACCGCCAACGTGCTGGCGGGCTCGGCCAGCTCGGCCGGGCTGGTGGCACTGGTGCGCGAGCAGCGGGTGGACGTGCTGGCGATCCAGGAGATGACGCCGACCTTCGTCGCGGAGCTGGAGGCGGCCGGGCTGCGCGACACGCTGCCGTACTGGGTGACCTATCCGGACCCGAACGTGGGCGGCTCCGGCCTGTTCGCGCGGTATCCGCTGCGTGACGCCGGGATGCGGCTCAACCCGTGGCACTTCGGGCAGGCCAAGGCCGTGCTGACCATGCCGGGCGGGCAGGAGGTGGCGCTGGAGTCGATGCACCCGACCGCGCCGTCGACCGAGGTCGCGGTGCCGCCGTGGCGGACCAGCTACGCCGACCAGCAGCCGGCCACGCCGGACGGGCCGGTGCGGGTGCTGCTGGGCGACTTCAACGCCACGCTGGACCACCACTTCGTGCGCGACCTGGTCGACTCCGGCTACCGCGACGCCGCCGACGTGACCGGGCACGGGCTGATCGGCACGTGGGGCCCGTACGACGGGGACCGGATCCCGCCCGTGGTGCTGGACCGGGTCCTGGCCGACCGGCGCGTCGGCATCCGCGACTACCGCGTGCTCTCCCTGCACGGCAGCGACCACCGCCCCGTCCTGGCCGAACTCGTCCTGCCCTGA
- a CDS encoding dioxygenase — MTERMPALYLSHGAPPLADDPLWTRQLADWSAGLPRPTAVLMVSAHWENAPLALGATETVPLVYDFGGFERRYYEVTYPAPGAPELAAKVRSLLRGPGRSVVDVPDRGLDHGAYVPLKEMYPDADVPVLQISMPSLDPRELMEIGRRLAPLRDEGVLIVGSGFFTHNLRAAMQYGFLGADAPVQGWSAEFDEWGARALAAGDVDGLLDFLHAAPAGRMAHPRTEHFAPLFVTLGAGESDLDSQRSIIDGFWMGLAKRSIQVG, encoded by the coding sequence ATGACCGAGCGCATGCCCGCCCTGTACCTCAGCCACGGCGCCCCGCCGCTGGCCGACGACCCGCTGTGGACCCGCCAGCTGGCCGACTGGTCGGCCGGGCTGCCCCGCCCCACCGCGGTCCTGATGGTCTCCGCGCACTGGGAGAACGCCCCGCTGGCCCTCGGCGCCACCGAGACGGTCCCGCTGGTGTACGACTTCGGCGGCTTCGAGCGCCGCTACTACGAGGTCACCTACCCCGCCCCGGGCGCGCCCGAGCTCGCCGCCAAGGTGCGCTCGCTGCTGCGCGGCCCCGGCCGCTCCGTCGTCGACGTGCCCGACCGCGGCCTCGACCACGGCGCGTACGTGCCGCTGAAGGAGATGTACCCCGACGCCGACGTCCCGGTGCTCCAGATCTCCATGCCCAGCCTCGACCCGCGCGAGCTGATGGAGATCGGGCGGCGGCTGGCGCCGCTGCGCGACGAGGGCGTGCTGATCGTGGGCAGCGGCTTCTTCACCCACAACCTGCGCGCCGCCATGCAGTACGGATTCCTCGGCGCCGACGCGCCGGTGCAGGGCTGGTCGGCCGAGTTCGACGAGTGGGGCGCGCGGGCGCTGGCCGCCGGCGACGTCGACGGCCTGCTGGACTTCCTGCACGCCGCGCCCGCGGGCCGGATGGCGCACCCGCGCACCGAGCACTTCGCGCCGCTGTTCGTCACCCTGGGGGCCGGCGAATCCGACCTGGACAGCCAGCGCAGCATCATCGACGGGTTCTGGATGGGGCTGGCCAAGCGGTCGATCCAGGTCGGCTGA
- a CDS encoding D-Ala-D-Ala carboxypeptidase family metallohydrolase: MPPRTLRNALIRALTVLVMAAVGSTAAVVVGAAPAHADGCYTWTRNLSTGTSGEDVRQLQIRVAGWPGYGGFITIDGVFGQQTHDAVVRFQSAYGLGADGIAGAQTYSKIYSLQDDDCTPVHFAYSELNTCNSTWAGGNVSAATAKANALKVMWRLEALRHALGDQPIRVTSGFRSQACNAAVGGASDSQHLYGNSADLGAGSHTLCTMAKEARYHGFNGILGPGYPDHSDHVHADIRASRLWSASQCF, translated from the coding sequence ATGCCCCCTCGTACCCTCAGAAATGCCCTTATCCGGGCACTGACCGTGCTGGTGATGGCGGCCGTCGGCTCGACGGCCGCCGTCGTCGTCGGTGCCGCCCCCGCCCACGCCGACGGCTGCTACACCTGGACGCGCAACCTGTCCACGGGCACGTCCGGCGAGGACGTGCGCCAGCTCCAGATCCGGGTCGCGGGCTGGCCCGGCTACGGCGGCTTCATCACCATCGACGGCGTGTTCGGCCAGCAGACCCACGACGCGGTGGTCCGCTTCCAGTCCGCGTACGGCCTGGGCGCCGACGGCATCGCCGGGGCGCAGACCTACAGCAAGATCTACTCGTTGCAGGACGACGACTGCACCCCGGTCCACTTCGCCTACAGCGAGCTGAACACCTGCAACAGCACCTGGGCCGGCGGCAACGTCTCGGCCGCCACCGCCAAGGCGAACGCGCTGAAGGTGATGTGGCGCCTGGAGGCGCTGCGGCACGCGCTGGGCGACCAGCCCATCCGGGTCACCTCCGGGTTCCGCAGCCAGGCCTGCAACGCCGCGGTCGGCGGCGCCTCCGACAGCCAGCACCTGTACGGCAACAGCGCCGACCTCGGCGCCGGGTCGCACACGCTGTGCACCATGGCCAAGGAGGCCCGCTACCACGGGTTCAACGGCATCCTCGGGCCCGGCTACCCCGACCACAGCGACCACGTGCATGCCGACATCCGGGCCAGCCGCCTCTGGTCGGCCTCGCAGTGCTTCTGA
- the cimA gene encoding citramalate synthase, producing MQIFDTTLRDGAQREGITYSVADKLAVARLLDQFGVGFIEGGWPGAVPKDTEFFARAQTELQLKHAVLVAFGSTRKAGTPVADDQQIAGLLAANTPAVCLVAKSDRRHVERALRTTVEENLDMVRDSITHLREHGRRVFVDCEHFFDGFRFDPDYTAEVVRTALAAGAERVVLCDTNGGMLPSQVTRAIEALCGMLGIDADVLGMHAQNDTACAVANTIAAVEAGVRHVQGTANGYGERPGNADLFAITANLQLKLGMTVLPDGCLEQMAHVSHAIAEIANIAPDTHQAYVGSAAFAHKAGLHASAIKVDPALYNHVDPAVVGNDMAILVTEMAGRASIELKSRELGLDLAAHPDTLSKVTHRVKELEAAGWSFEAADASFELLVRQSLGEQTTPFALESYRVSVEHREDGAVVSEATVKLRVRGERVIATAEGNGPVNALDHALRQSLSRHYPQLAGLELADYKVRILAGSHGTDAVTRVLVETVDTDGRDWTTVGVHENVVEASWRALVDALAFGVTAAGDGGRVRSGH from the coding sequence ATGCAGATCTTCGACACCACGCTGCGCGACGGGGCACAGCGGGAGGGGATCACGTACTCGGTGGCCGACAAGCTCGCGGTGGCCCGGCTGCTCGATCAGTTCGGCGTCGGCTTCATCGAGGGCGGCTGGCCCGGCGCCGTGCCGAAGGACACCGAGTTCTTCGCCCGCGCGCAAACCGAGTTGCAACTCAAACATGCGGTCCTGGTCGCGTTCGGCTCCACCCGCAAGGCGGGCACGCCGGTCGCCGACGACCAGCAGATCGCGGGCCTGCTCGCGGCGAACACCCCGGCTGTGTGCCTGGTCGCCAAGTCCGACCGGCGCCACGTGGAGCGGGCCCTGCGCACCACGGTCGAGGAGAACCTCGACATGGTCCGCGACAGCATCACCCACCTGCGCGAGCACGGCCGCCGCGTCTTCGTGGACTGCGAGCACTTCTTCGACGGCTTCCGCTTCGACCCCGACTACACCGCCGAGGTGGTGCGCACGGCGCTGGCGGCCGGCGCCGAGCGCGTGGTGCTGTGCGACACCAACGGCGGCATGCTGCCCTCGCAGGTCACCCGGGCCATCGAGGCGCTGTGCGGCATGCTCGGCATCGACGCCGACGTGCTCGGCATGCACGCCCAGAACGACACCGCCTGCGCCGTCGCCAACACCATCGCCGCGGTGGAGGCGGGCGTACGGCACGTGCAGGGCACCGCGAACGGCTACGGAGAGCGCCCCGGCAACGCCGACCTCTTCGCCATCACGGCCAACCTGCAGCTCAAGCTCGGCATGACCGTCCTACCGGACGGGTGCCTGGAACAGATGGCGCACGTCTCGCACGCCATCGCGGAAATCGCCAACATCGCACCCGACACCCACCAGGCCTACGTCGGGTCCGCCGCCTTCGCCCACAAGGCGGGGCTGCACGCGAGCGCGATCAAGGTCGACCCGGCGCTCTACAACCACGTGGACCCCGCGGTCGTCGGCAACGACATGGCGATCCTCGTCACCGAGATGGCCGGCCGGGCCAGCATCGAGCTCAAGAGCCGCGAGCTCGGGCTGGACCTGGCCGCCCATCCGGACACGCTGTCCAAGGTCACCCACCGGGTGAAGGAGCTGGAGGCGGCGGGCTGGTCGTTCGAGGCGGCCGACGCCTCGTTCGAGCTGCTGGTGCGCCAGTCGCTGGGCGAGCAGACCACCCCGTTCGCGCTGGAGTCCTACCGCGTGAGCGTGGAGCACCGCGAGGACGGGGCGGTGGTCAGCGAGGCGACCGTCAAGCTGCGGGTGCGCGGCGAGCGGGTGATCGCCACCGCCGAGGGCAACGGCCCGGTCAACGCGCTGGACCACGCGCTGCGCCAGTCGCTGTCGCGGCACTACCCGCAGCTGGCCGGGCTGGAGCTGGCCGACTACAAGGTGCGCATACTGGCCGGGTCGCACGGCACCGACGCGGTGACCCGGGTGCTGGTCGAGACCGTCGACACCGACGGCCGGGACTGGACCACGGTCGGCGTGCACGAGAACGTGGTCGAGGCCAGCTGGCGGGCCCTGGTCGACGCGCTGGCGTTCGGCGTGACCGCAGCGGGCGACGGCGGGCGGGTGCGTTCCGGGCACTGA